In Sorghum bicolor cultivar BTx623 chromosome 10, Sorghum_bicolor_NCBIv3, whole genome shotgun sequence, one genomic interval encodes:
- the LOC8070887 gene encoding PTI1-like tyrosine-protein kinase At3g15890: MHPKLSRAARRLLCCRGTASSEDLSDERSGSLRWVFSLRELRSATNSFNYDNKIGEGPLGSVYWGQVWDGSQIAVKRLKNAKNSTEVEFASEVEILGRIRHKNLLSFRGYCADGPERILVYDFMANSSLYAHLHGPHSAECLLDWRRRASIAIGTARALLYLHHHATPKIIHGSIKTTNVLLDSNFQAHVGDFGLIKLIPDGMDQEKITSESQRGYLAPEYIMFGKPTEGCDVYSFGIILLELASGKRPIEKSGSVKTYGIRNWVLPLARQGRYDEIADSKLSDKFSESELRRMVLVGLACTHSESEKRPTMLEVVPLLKGESKETLLKLERDELFSSDSMVSSQGTPTPDGSTDSVPKKDQELAGA, from the exons ATGCACCCCAAGCTGTCGCGGGCCGCCCGCAGGCTCCTCTGCTGCCGCGGGACCGCCTCCTCTGAGGACCT GTCTGATGAAAGAAGTGGATCATTGAGGTGGGTGTTCTCATTGAGAGAGCTTCGATCAGCAACAAACAGCTTCAATTACGATAACAAGATTGGAGAAGGGCCACTTGGGAGTGTGTATTGGGGACAAGTTTGGGATGGTTCTCAG ATCGCTGTCAAGAGGTTAAAGAATGCAAAGAATAGCACAGAAGTGGAATTTGCTTCAGAAGTCGAGATATTGGGAAGAATAAGACACAAAAACCTCCTAAGTTTTCGTGGATATTGTGCCGATGGACCCGAACGCATTCTGGTGTATGACTTTATGGCAAACTCAAGTCTCTATGCACATCTTCACGGACCACATTCTGCAGAGTGTCTCCTTGACTGGCGGAGGAGGGCATCTATTGCCATCGGCACTGCTCGGGCTCTCTT GTACCTTCATCACCATGCAACACCTAAGATAATCCATGGAAGCATCAAGACCACCAATGTGTTACTGGATTCAAACTTCCAGGCACATGTTGGTGATTTCGGTCTGATAAAGCTTATTCCTGATGGAATGGACCAGGAAAAGATAACCAGCGAAAGCCAACGAGGCTATCTTGCTCCTGAATACATTATGTTCGGGAAACCAACAGAAGGTTGTGATGTATACAGTTTCGGAATAATACTATTGGAGCTTGCGAGTGGCAAAAGGCCAATAGAAAAGTCGGGTTCTGTCAAGACATATGGTATTCGAAACTGGGTGCTCCCACTGGCTAGGCAGGGTAGATATGATGAAATTGCAGACTCAAAACTCAGTGACAAGTTCTCTGAATCTGAACTGAGAAGAATGGTGTTAGTTGGGCTAGCATGTACACATTCAGAATCTGAAAAGAGGCCAACAATGCTTGAAGTTGTGCCATTGCTGAAAGGCGAATCAAAAGAGACCCTTCTTAAGCTTGAAAGAGATGAGCTATTCAGCTCGGACTCGATGGTGAGTTCGCAGGGAACACCAACCCCAGATGGGAGCACAGACTCTGTGCCAAAGAAAGATCAAGAACTGGCTGGGGCGTGA
- the LOC110430925 gene encoding uncharacterized protein LOC110430925 codes for MTRWVVLPVGAALAPALPPRTLHPDLAAVGMNLFPDGAFVQLELARGGGRYLCAYPDSMAVCLLPLGRVPFEATVWRVHLCRREQGIAFLMLQGAAYGRYFGGVSVSQHIWHASQCSYDGEDAHEIMWEPMPVRRGLHILLHNVRYGRLLPTSHRVSMMHWKVHLVPASPTPPALPRTPTEPSNVGSFGDSFRLLQRTIRFVCADSEGCYPNKWLEFTFEGCSIISLRARIADLLGTPLGIILCVHAGSFGRLTPLVSNLPRNRETMDIVVLHASSPATARLRYPEKDPPTP; via the exons ATGACGCGTTGGGTTGTGTTGCCAGTTGGAGCCGCCTTGGCACCAGCTCTTCCGCCCCGCACGCTG CATCCCGACCTGGCGGCCGTCGGGATGAACCTCTTCCCTGACGGGGCCTTCGTGCAGCTGGAgctcgcgcgcggcggcggcaggtACCTCTGCGCCTACCCCGACTCCATGGCGGTCTGTCTGCTCCCGCTTGGCCGCGTCCCCTTCGAGGCCACCGTGTGGCGGGTCCACCTCTGCCGCAGGGAGCAGGGTATCGCCTTTCTCATGCTTCAGGGGGCCGCGTACGGCAGATACTTCGGCGGTGTGAGCGTGTCGCAGCACATCTGGCACGCCTCACAGTGCTCCTATGACGGCGAGGATGCCCACGAGATCATGTGGGAGCCGATGCCTGTTCGTCGGGGCCTCCACATCTTGCTGCACAACGTGCGGTACGGCCGTCTTCTTCCCACCAGCCACCGTGTGAGCATGATGCATTGGAAGGTCCACCTCGTCCCTGCGAGCCCCACTCCGCCAGCACTTCCACGGACACCGACAGAACCG AGCAATGTCGGCAGTTTCGGTGACAGCTTCCGGCTGCTGCAGCGGACGATACGATTCGTGTGTGCTGACAGTGAGGGCTGCTATCCCAACAAATGGTTGGAGTTCACCTTCGAAGGCTGCTCCATCATTAGCTTACGTGCTCGAATAGCAGACCTTCTGGGAACCCCTCTTGGAATCATACTTTGCGTACATGCTGGGAGCTTTGGGAGATTAACTCCTCTCGTTAGCAACCTACCTCGCAATAGAGAGACCATGGATATTGTAGTCCTCCACGCCTCATCCCCAG CTACTGCAAGATTAAGGTACCCAGAGAAGGATCCACCAACACCCTGA